A portion of the Sus scrofa isolate TJ Tabasco breed Duroc chromosome 5, Sscrofa11.1, whole genome shotgun sequence genome contains these proteins:
- the PFDN5 gene encoding prefoldin subunit 5 — translation MAQSVNITELNLPQLEMLKNQLDQEVEFLSTSIAQLKVVQTKYVEAKDCLNVLNKSNEGKELLVPLTSSMYVPGKLHDVEHVLIDVGTGYYVEKTAEDAKDFFKRKIDFLTKQMEKIQPALQEKHAMKQAVMEMMSQKIQQLTALGAAQATAKA, via the exons ATGGCGCAGTCGGTTAACATTACCGAGCTGAATCTGCCGCAGCTGGAAATGCTCAAGAACCAGCTGGACCAG GAAGTGGAGTTCTTGTCCACGTCCATTGCCCAGCTCAAGGTGGTACAGACCAAGTATGTGGAAGCCAAGGACTGTCTGAACGTGCTGAACAAGAGCAACGAGG GGAAAGAATTACTCGTCCCACTGACGAGTTCT ATGTACGTCCCTGGGAAGTTGCATGATGTGGAACATGTGCTCATCGATGTGGGAACTGGCTACTATGTAGAGAAG ACAGCTGAAGATGCCAAGGACTTCTTCAAGAGGAAGATAGACTTCCTCACCAAGCAAATGGAGAAAATCCAGCCAGCTCTGCAGGAGAAGCATGCCATGAAACAGG CTGTCATGGAGATGATGAGCCAGAAGATTCAGCAGCTCACAGCCCTGGGAGCAGCTCAGGCAACTGCCAAAGCCTGA
- the C5H12orf10 gene encoding UPF0160 protein MYG1, mitochondrial, producing the protein MGHRFLRGLLPLLLPLPPVPTLWGPHRTLSLEFVLPSKRPRSHLMAPPRIGTHNGTFHCDEALACALLRLLPEYRDAEIVRTRDPEKLASCDIVVDVGGEYDPQRHRYDHHQRSFTETMSSLSPGKPWQTKLSSAGLIYLHFGHKLLAQLLGTSEEDSVVGILYDKMYENFVEEVDAVDNGIAQWEEGEPRYALTTTLSARVARLNPTWNQPNQDTEAGFKRAMDLVREEFLQRLDFYQHSWLPARALVEEALAQRFQVDASGKIIELAKGGCPWKEHLYHLELDLSPPVAISFVIYTDQAGQWRVQCVPKELHSFQSRLPLPEPWRGLRDEALDQVSGIPGCVFVHASGFIGGHRTREGALSMARTTLALHSAPLPPTNPLGQ; encoded by the exons ATGGGACACCGCTTCCTGCGCGGTCTCCTACCTCTGCTGCTCCCGCTGCCGCCGGTGCCAACCCTTTGGGGTCCGCATCGCACGCTCAGCCTGGAGTTCGTCTTGCCCTCCAAAAGGCCCCGCAGCCACCTCATGGCTCCGCCCCGAATCGGGACACACAATGGCACCTTCCACTGCGACGAGGCGCTGGCCTGCGCGTTGCTGCGCCTCCTGCCCGAGTACCGG GATGCAGAGATTGTGCGGACCCGGGACCCCGAGAAACTGGCTTCTTGTGACATCGTGGTAGACGTGGGTGGAGAGTACGACCCTCAGAGACACCGATATGACCATCACCAGAG GTCTTTCACAGAGACCATGAGCTCCCTGTCCCCTGGGAAGCCGTGGCAGACCAAGCTGAGCAGTGCGGGACTCATCTATCTGCACTTCGGGCACAAGCTGCTGGCCCAGTTGCTGGGCACTAGCGAAGAGGACAGCGTGGTGGGCATCCTCTATGACAAG ATGTATGAGAACTTCGTGGAGGAGGTGGATGCGGTGGACAATGGGATCGcccagtgggaggagggagaaccTCGGTATGCGCTGACCACGACCCTGAGTGCCCGGGTTGCTCGGCTCAATCCCACCTGGAACCAGCCCAACCAAGACACTGAG GCCGGGTTCAAGCGTGCAATGGATCTGGTTCGAGAGGAGTTTCTACAGAGACTAGACTTCTACCAGCACAGCTGGCTGCCAGCCCGGGCCCTGGTGGAAGAGGCCCTGGCCCAGCGGTTCCAG GTGGATGCAAGTGGGAAGATAATAGAACTGGCAAAGGGTGGATGCCCCTGGAAGGAGCACCTCTACCACCTGGAATTGGATCTGTCCCCCCCGGTGGCCATCTCCTTTGTCATCTACACTGACCAGGCTGGACAGTGGCGGGTACAGTGTGTGCCTAAGGAGCTCCATTCATTCCagagcag GCTGCCCCTGCCAGAGCCATGGCGGGGTCTTCGGGATGAGGCCCTGGACCAGGTCAGTGGGATTCCTGGCTGCGTCTTTGTCCATGCCAGTGGCTTCATCGGTGGGCACCGTACCCGAGAGGGTGCCCTGAGCATGGCCCGGACCACCTTGGCCCTTCACTCAGCACCTCTACCTCCCACAAATCCCCTCGGccaataa